The following DNA comes from Deltaproteobacteria bacterium.
GACACGCCGCAGCAGTCGAACAGACCCAGGGGATAAGCGATCATTGGCGCGGCCTTGATCTGCTCTTCAGTCACGGCCCGACGAAGGTGAGCCTTTGGATTCAGCGCGCCATTGGCGTGGCTTTTGGCTGAAACGTGGGCGATGGCGTCCTTGATTTTTTCCATGGGGATGTTGTATTTGGCCGCGTAGGCTGTAGCCAGGAGGGCGAAGCTGCCAGGCGCCGTGGCGTTGGGGCCGATAGTCGAGCCCAGGACACCCATGGCGCCGCTGGCAGGCAGGCCGCCGTATCCGGTATCCTTGAGCTTTTCCACACCCAGGGCCAGTACGATGTCGTATATTCCGGCCGCCACGGAATAACAGGCGGCTCGAAAGGCCTCGGTTGCCGTAGCGCAGTAGTTTTCGACGCGGGTAACCGGGATGTAAGGCAGTTTCAAGGTATTGGACAGCGGTATGGTCGCCTTACCCACGTTGACCTCGTCAAAGTGGGTCCCGAAGTAGGCTGCCTGGATTTCCTTTTTTTCAATACCGGTGTCTTCCAGGCATTCCACAAAGGCCTCAACCATCAGGTCTTCAGCGCTAGACTCCCAGCGTTCCCCGAAACGGGTGCAGCCCATACCGACAATAGCCACTCGGTTGCTGATTCCTATCGTCATATTACTTTACCTCCTTCTTTGGGACGGCTTTCCAAAAATACCTGGAAATGTCCCGCTTGGGATCATAGGTTCTGCGGCGAAAGCTCATTTCCATCTCCATGCCCACCGACAGGGAATCCAGATCGCAATCCGTAAAATCGAATTGATACCGGCCCCCTGCCTCGAATTCCACGGTTCCGTAAATGGCTGGCGGGTCGTTGGACGCCGCCAGGTTGTCTCCGGTGTAATTGAAAATCCTGGCCGTTTTATCTGAAAGGAGGAAGTCCTCCATCTTATCAATCGCTCCACACTCCGGATTGACACACACACGTTGAGGCGGAAACTGGACGGTTCCACAGGCGAGGCACCGGCTGCCCCACAAACCATAAATAGCCCTGCGCTTGCGCCAGTCAAAGGACCAGCGCGTCCAGACGTCCTCTTCGGCGCGCGGGCCGAGCTCCGCAGGTATAATATCCCGCCAGACGAGGTACTTGGTGTATTTGTCCAGAGCAGTCTTGTCGGCAAGATACCCGGAAATCCCCCGAGCGTGTTTGGCCCCGGTAATCTTATCCGTGGCCCTGAACCAGATGATATCGCTGCCGCTGCCAAAACTGATGACCATAATATTATCACCAGGGTTGGCGTCTTCCAAGGCATGGGCCAGGACAACCATGGTCTGGGCCGCGCCGGAATCACCGACCTCGGTAAGCAGATTGTTCGGGTCCATCTCCGAGGCAATCCCCAGGATTTTATTCAGCTTCTTGCGCTCGGCGCCGTAATGGCAGGGGTAGATCACCTTAGAGAAATCTTCTATTTTGAGCGAATATTTATCCAGGAAGCCTTTGAGGGTGCCTGGGATGATGTGCTCAAAGCCCAGATCACGAATCCAGCGATCTTCCCACTGACGGTCGTATTTAGCAAACTGACCCCGGAAGTGATCCACAAAGTCGAAGCTTGTGGAAAATGAACCCTTGAACTCGGCGATCACGTTTTCGTTGCCCACCAGGAAGGCCGCGGCTGCGTCGCCAAATATCATTTCCTGGGGCGAGGCCGGTTTGCCCAAACGGCATTCAGCCGCACAGGCGATCATATTCTTAACGGCCTTAGCCTCAACCGCCTCCAAAGCGGCAAGCAGCGCCGTTGTCGAACATTTGAGTCCGCCGGAAAAGTCTGCCGTGCGAATCTGATCACCCAGAGACAAGGCAGATGAGACAATGCCTGCGTTCTGCCTTTCCTTAAAAGGCATGGTAGTTGAAGCAAAGTAAATACCACCCACATCATTACGGTCCTGTCCGCGCAGACAGTCAATCCCGGCGGCCACGGCCATGGTGATGCTGTCTTCGTCAAAGTTGGCTACGGCTTTTTCGCCTCTGGCGTTGGTAATAGTGGCCGGGTTGAGCCAACCCATGGCGTCATAGATCATCATGCGGTTCATTCGATACCGCGGTACATATCCACCGTAAGAGCAGATTCCAACCATTTAACCCTCCTTCGGTTCTGTGTTAGTTTGTCCCTATCTTAGAGTAAACCGGCTCCTTCTTAATCCAGGCCGAAGCCCGGTTGATCTCAACTTACTTCTACTTTCAGCAGGCGACCTAAGCTTTGGACCGTATCTCTTTTAAAGCACATCAGTTCACTAAACTCCCCGCACCAGCTCTAAAACTAAAGCAGCCAGGTTACCCATGATAATTATTATTTCAATTCTACCACTCTTTCAATCAATAGCAAAGCCTCTTGCGTTTTTTTGAGTGGGAAAGGGAACATACATCGTATCCCCCTGGTCAAGCTTTGGATATTGGGTCGGGGTAGTATGAAAGAGCTCCGTGCTTGGCAGGAGCGATGGTTGAGCAAGGCCCGGGCCAGGGCCGCTTGAAAACCCTTTACATGTGGTTATAATTTTAAGAAGCGGTTTAAGACTGTACTTCCGGTGTGGAACCGTCATTTTATGAAGAAAAATCCGGCCTGAATGGGGGGAAAAGAATATGTCGCCGAAATCTCAGCAGGAGGAAGCCCAGCGCAAGGTCTTGATTGCCATGGACGGTTCGCGATTCGCGTCGCACGCCGTGGATTACACGGTAAATATGAGCCGTTTCATCCCGGACCTGCACATCGTTTTGCTTCACGTTCTGCCGTCTATGCCGCCTTATCTTGAGGAGGGCGCACGGACCAACAAGGGCATGCGTGACAAACTCAGAAGACTCAAAGAGGTCAACCAGGCCGAGGGCGAGAAGGTCCTGGAAAAGGCCAAGACCCAACTGGTCGCGGCTCATGTTCCTGCGGAGCGCATCCAGAAAAAGCTGGCGCCTCGACGCACCGGCCTGGCCAAGGACATCATCAATGAGGCCGAGCGGGGCATGTATGACGCCTTGCTGGTGGGCCGGCGAGGCCTGACCGGGGCGCAGGAGCTGTTCATGGGCTCAGTCTCCAGCCAGCTGGTGCAGCACGCCACCAATGTGCCGCTGTGGGTTATTGACCATCAGGTCCCCAGGCCCAGGGTGATGGTGGCTATTGATGGTTCGGAGTCGAGCCTCAAGGCCGTGGATCATGTGGCCTTCATACTCGGGGGCAATCCTGAGGCAGAGATCCATTTTTTGCACGTCGTTCCGAAACTGCAGAACGTGTGTTCGATTGACCTCGACGAGATGGGCGAGACGCTAAAGGATATTGAAGGTGAACTCGAAATGCTGGAACAAGACCTGATCCAGGGAAACCAGGCCTGCCTGGACGACTTCACCCCGCGCGCCACCCAGATCCTGCGCCAGGCCGGTTTTTCCGCGGACCGCATCACGTTCGAGGATCGAGAGATCGTGCTGGGTATTGCCCGGACCATCCTCAAGGCCGCGCAGGAAGGTGGATACGGGACCATTGTTTTAGGGCGTCGAGGCCTGGGCCGTTCTCATTTCCTGGGCAGCGTGAGCGACCGCGTCATCCGGCAAGCCGAAGGCCAGGCCATCTGGGTGGTCGGTTGAGAGGCTGGCGCTTGAACCTGGCAGGGGAACCCTAATCAGCAGGCCAGGCTCTTTGATGAAAATACGGCCCTGAGCCGGACCTGTTCATCATTCATTTTTATTACCTCTTGATATCATGATGCAATTCACTCGCGAGGAGCGTCAGCGACAACGCCATCCCGATGTTTTCAGTTGTAGGTCAGGTTGCCTGCGAAGCGGGTCTCCCAGACAATATTTTCTTTATTTTTTTTTGATGAAGGGGTTGACAAGGCAGGTTTTCCAGAAAATAATTTGAATGATAATAGTTATTAATCACGGTCTGAGATGATTTATAGCCGTAAATTAAAAATGACCCCCCAGCGTCAGGCCATCATAAAGTGCCTGAGGCAGAGTAAAAGCCACCCCACCGCGGATGAAGTTTTTCAGACCGTGCGGAGGCAGCTGCCTCGCATCAGCCTGGGGACCGTGTACCGCAACCTGGAGCTTCTGACTGAAAACGGTTTCATAAAAAAATACGAACAGGGAGGCAGCCTGAGGAGATACGAAGGGAACCTGGATAAGCATTTTCATATCAGATGTGTCTCCTGCGGGCGGCTGGATGATGCTCCGATTGAACCGTTTGATTTCCTGGAGAATTCTCTTCAGGGAGTGAGTGACTACCAAATCCTTGGCTGCCAAGTGGTATTTGAAGGGCTCTGCCCGGACTGTCAGGCCAGGGGTTCATCCTGACCGGGTTTAAACTAAAATGGCCTCTGGCTATGGAAATGGAAATTTCATCAATATTAAATTGAAGTATGAAGGGAAACCCTAACTCATTAAAATCTGGAGGTAAAAAATGGGAAGGTTAACAGGCACGGAAACTGAAAAGAACATTTTGACTGCTTTTGCCGGGGAGTCTCAGGCCCGCAATCGCTACACCTACTTTGCCAGTCAGGCCAGGAAAGACGAATTTATGCAGATAGCCAATATCTTTGAAGAAACGGCCAACCAGGAGAAGGAGCATGCCAAGAGGCTCTTTAAGCTGCTGGAGGGTGGAGAGGTTGAGGTCCAGGCGGCTTTTCCGGCCGGGGTCATTGGCTCCACGGCTGAGAACCTCAAGGCCTCTGCTGCCGGTGAAAATTATGAATGGACAGAAATGTATCCTTCTTTTGCTAAAAAGGCTAATGAGGAGGGTTTTGAGGACGTGGCTGCCATTTTCACGAGTATCGCGAAGGCCGAGAAGCAGCATGAGAAGCGGTACAACGACCTGCTTCGAAATGTTGAGGCGGGTCAGGTCTTTAAGAGAGACAAGCCGGTAGTCTGGCGCTGCCTGAACTGTGGGTATCTACATGAAGGTGAAGAAGCGCCGGAAGTCTGCCCGGCTTGCGCTCATCCCCAGGCTTATTTCGAACTGCTGGGCGAGAATTATTAGGCCTTTAACCAGGGCTGTGAAGCTAGAACAGCTGGGCCGCGGTGCGGCTTAGAACAAAGGAGGTACGAACGTGGCTGAAAAATTACAGATTTACAAGTGTGAGAAGTGTGGAAACATCGTGGAGGTGCTTCACGCAGGCAAGGGCGAACTGGTTTGCTGCGGAGAACCCATGAAGCTTTATGCCGAAAATACGGTTGACGCGGCCAGGGAGAAGCATGTGCCTGTCATTGAGAAGATCGAAGGCGGCTTCAAGGTCAAGGTTGGCAGCGTGGCTCACCCCATGGAGGAGAAGCACTATATCGAATGGATTCAGGCCGTGGCCGACGGAAAGACTTATCGTTGCTTCCTGAACCCCGGGGACGCCCCTGAAGCAAAGTTCATGATTGACGCAAGGCAGATTACCGCCAGGGAGTACTGCAACCTGCACGGCCTGTGGAAGGCGTAACCGGCGTAACCGGCCTAACCGGCGTAACCGGGCTTAACCGGCTTAGCCGGCGTAACCGGGCTTAAAGCCAGGCTTATTTTAGAGGGCCGAAGCCGCGGTGTTCAGTTGTTTCAAGCGATTCGGCCCTCCTTTCATGAGGTAGATTCATAATAAACTGCTTTCGAAAAAGGGTGACGGCTGTCATAATAAATCCGACTCTGATAAGGCTTGATTTTTTATAGCTTCGTAGTTAAGTTTACTTTGTAAAGATAAAACGGAGGTGGCTGAAGATGTATTCCGAAACAGTTAAGGATCATTTTAAAAATCCCAGAAATGTCGGGGAGATTAAAGATGCAGACGGCGTGGGCGAAGTAGGCAACCCTGTCTGCGGAGATATTATGACCATCTTCCTCAAGGTCGAGCAAGACCGGATTGAGGATATCAAGTTCCTGACCTTTGGCTGCGGCGCGGCCATCGCCGTCTCCAGCATGCTAACTGAGATGGCCAAAGGCAAGACCCTGGAAGAGGCCAAAAAGATCACCAACAAGGATGTGGCCCAGGCCCTGGAAGATCTGCCCAAGAACAAGCTGCACTGCTCGAACCTGGGAGCGGATGCGCTACAGATGGCCATCAAGGATTACGAAGACAGAAAGACGGGCAAGGTGCGGGTCAAACCCGAGGCAGAGAAACACGAACATACCCACGGCGACACATGCTACTGTCCGTATTGCGACGCCGAGCTGCCTTCTGATATTGAGGAGAAGCCTTTCTGTGCTAACTGCGGCCAGGCCGTTGAGCTGGAACATTGAGGTTTTTTAACAAAGAGGTCCTGCAATGAATATTATCAATCTGGACTATATCTCGTCCAATCCGCTCCTGCCTGAAGTGGCGGGGGCCATGATCGAGGCCATCAAGAAGAACTATGGCAACCCTTCAAGCCCTCACCGGCTGGGCGATCAGGCCACCGCAGCCCTGGAGGGGGCCCGGGAGTCTGTGGCCCGCTTGATCAACACCGCCTCGCCAGGCGAGGTTATCTTCACCTCCAGCGGCAGCGAATCCATTAACCATGCCCTCAAGGGCGTTGCCTGGGCCAAGGCGGACAAAGGCAGGCATATTGTCACCTCCAATGTTGAGCACAACGCCGTCTTGAAATCCCTGCGCCGTTTGACTCATCTGGGTTATCAGGTCACCTCGGTTCCGGTGGACGAATACGGCCGTGTCAATCCGGAGGACGTGGCGCGCGCCATCACCAGTGAAACAACCCTCGTATCCATCATGCATGGCAACAATGAAATCGGCACCATCCAACCGATTAAGGAAATCGCTGAGATCACAAAAGAAAAAAAGGTCATTTTTCATACGGACGCCGTGGCTTCGGTCGGGGCCGTTTCCATTGATGTCCAGGACCTGGGGGTGGACCTGCTCAGCTTCTCCGCCAACCAGTTCTACGGGCCTTCAGGCGTGGGCGGCCTCTATATCCGCCGCGGCACCGGACTCTGGTCCCTCATTGACGGCGGCGCTCAGGAAAACAACAAACGGGCTGGCACTGAAAACCTGATCGGCGTCATTGGCGCTGGTGTCGCCGCCGACCTGGCTCTTCGGGATATGGAGCGCCGTATCCGGCATTCTAAAATCCTGAAGGAGAAATTGCTCCAGGGCCTCAATGAAAGGATTGAGGACATCAGTATCAACGGCCACCCGGAATTCTCCCTGCCCAACCTCGTCTCGGTCTCCATAAAATATATCGAAGGGGAAAGCATTGTCCTGATGCTGGACGAGGAAGGCGTCTATGTTTCGACCAGGTCGGCCTGCGCCTCAGGCTCTCTGCGGGCCTCTCACGTCCTTGTCTCCATCGGTGTGGACTTTGCCGATGCCCAGGGCACTCTGATCCTGAGCTTTGGACAGGAGACCTCGGAGGCGGATATTGACCGGTTCCTGGAAGTGCTGGCCAAGGTGACGGCCACCCTGCGGAATATGTCGCCCCTTTACCGGCAGGCCAAGAGAGCCTAGGGGATCAAGTTAACATTGCAGCTTCGGCTTAAAGGCAGAATTGACTCCTGCCTTGAACCTCTAATATAATGGCTTTAAATCTATTTACATTTCAGGCAATTCATACCTTCGGGGCGTCAGACCCCGTTCTGAATCAGACTGCCATAACATAAGGAGACTAAAATAATGGACAGGTATGTTTGCGAAATTTGCGGCTATGTGTACGATCCTGCTGAAGGCGATCCAGACAACGACATTCCCGCGGGAACAAAGTTTGAGGACATTCCAGATGACTGGACCTGCCCGGTGTGCGGGGCCTCAAAGGATGAATTTGAAAAAGAATAATTCATTCCCAGGGAGAAAATGGTATAAGTAAAGATAACAAACTGTTAAGCCAGGCCAAAAACATAAGGCACGCCTGGCAGGGCAGGGTTAAGGAGAACGAGTGATGCTTTATGGGTTCAACGCCGCCGAGGTCTTTGACATAGCCATCGCGATTGAGGAGAACGGGAAAATCTTTTACGATAAAGCTCAGGATAAAGTTGAGGACCCTGAAGTAAAGGAGTTGTTCAAATCTCTGGCCCTGGAGGAGGTTCAGCATCATGAGTTTTTCATGGCGCTTAAGACCAAGCTGCCGCCGGCGGCCGCAGATCAAACGATCTGGGACCCGGAAAACGAGAGCAATCAGTATCTGAACATGATGGCCGGGATGCATGTCTTCCGGACGGATGAAGACGTGGACCGACGGTTGGCGAGCATTGCCAGTGCGGAAGACGCCCTGAAACTGGCCATCCAGTTTGAAAAGGATTCCATCGTTTTCTTTCTGACCATGAAGGATAAAACAGAAGAGGCCCAGGGACGAAACATGATTGACCAGCTTGTCAAGGAGGAGCTGACTCATCACAAGCGGCTGTCTTTGCAGCTGGTCAACCTGAAGAAATAAGGCCTGCCCGTTTTCCAGGCCGCACCATGCTTGAGCATGTCCTTCCATTTAAGCCTCTTCAAAAAAATCTGTGGGTGAACGGTTAAGCCCATTCAGGATAACAAACTGTTTTTTCATAGAAAATTATACGTCAGGAGCAAATATTTTTTAGTCTCAGATGATAANNGGTGCGATGAGAATGGGCCTCTAAAAAGCTCGTCGGAATTGCGCCGCCGTAAATCGGCCGGTGCTCCGGAGATAAAAATATAGTTTGACAACCCACAGATTTTTTCAAAGAACCAAAAGAGGAGTAGTAATGGCAAAAACGGTCAAGATTTATTCCAGCCCCACCTGCCCATACTGCCGCAAGACCAAGGAGTTCCTGACCGAAAAAGGCGTCGCCTTCGATGATTACGATGTCACCGCGGACCAGGACGCCCTGGAAGAGATGAAGAAAATTTCTGGCAGTGCTCGAAGCATTCCGGTGATATCCGTGGATGACATAGTCATGGTTGGTTTTGATCAACCCCGCCTTGAAGAAGTCCTGGATTTATTCAGGTAAAACCGGAAAAACCGATCTGGCCAAAGGAAGCCGTGCATGTTCGGCCTTTGATCTCAGGGGTGATTCGTGAGCGGATCAGCTAAAACAGGAACAGCCGCTGGTGTGAATGGAGCCATCTCTCAAAGAGAAGAAAAGGACGAACTGATTATTCTCAAGGGAGCGGTGGAGAGTGCCGGTGAGGCCTTTGTAACCATTGATGAAAACCATAAGATCGTCTTTTACAACCGCGCCGCAGAAATAACTTTTGGATACCCCTCCGAAGAGGTTATGGGGCAGGATTTAAACAAAATTCTGGGCCCCACCTGCCCCGAGAATCATGATCAGGCGGTGCAGCGGTATATCAAGGCCAGAGAGCCGAAGCTGATCGGACACGCCTCGGAGCTGACCGCCAGCCGCAAAAACGGGGAAACCTTTCCCGCTCTGATTTCTTTCTCTGTGGCTCACGTTCAGGACCGCTTGTTTTTTACCGCCATTGTCAGGGATTTGACCGAAAGAAAGGCCATCGAGGAGAAAGTGCGCCGCGCCGAGCAGCTGGCCGCGCTGGGTCAGGTCGTGGCCGAGGTGACTCATGAGATTAAAAATCCCCTGATGATGATCGGCGGCTTTGCCCGGCAGTTGATAAAGCAGGCGGACAGGGAAGAGGACCTGAAAAAATTAAACATCATCACCAAGGAAGTGAGCCGGCTGGAAGCGCTTCTTAAGGAGCTCAATGACCTTTACCTGCATCGAGCCTTGAGTCTTGAAGAGGTTGATATCAACGAACTGCTCCGGGAAACATGCGCCTTGACCGAACAAAGTTATAAAAACAAAGGGCTCACGGTGGTGAAGGACCTCATGCCCGCACCGGCGCTGGTCAAGGGTGATCGAGGCAGATTGCAGCAGGTTTTTCTTAACCTGGTCAAGAACAGCATCGAGGCCATGGAAGAGAAAGGCACGCTCTTGATCCGGTCTCTACTTTCTGAAGATAAAATTGAAGTCAC
Coding sequences within:
- a CDS encoding acetyl-CoA acetyltransferase — encoded protein: MTIGISNRVAIVGMGCTRFGERWESSAEDLMVEAFVECLEDTGIEKKEIQAAYFGTHFDEVNVGKATIPLSNTLKLPYIPVTRVENYCATATEAFRAACYSVAAGIYDIVLALGVEKLKDTGYGGLPASGAMGVLGSTIGPNATAPGSFALLATAYAAKYNIPMEKIKDAIAHVSAKSHANGALNPKAHLRRAVTEEQIKAAPMIAYPLGLFDCCGVS
- a CDS encoding OB-fold domain-containing protein; the encoded protein is MVGICSYGGYVPRYRMNRMMIYDAMGWLNPATITNARGEKAVANFDEDSITMAVAAGIDCLRGQDRNDVGGIYFASTTMPFKERQNAGIVSSALSLGDQIRTADFSGGLKCSTTALLAALEAVEAKAVKNMIACAAECRLGKPASPQEMIFGDAAAAFLVGNENVIAEFKGSFSTSFDFVDHFRGQFAKYDRQWEDRWIRDLGFEHIIPGTLKGFLDKYSLKIEDFSKVIYPCHYGAERKKLNKILGIASEMDPNNLLTEVGDSGAAQTMVVLAHALEDANPGDNIMVISFGSGSDIIWFRATDKITGAKHARGISGYLADKTALDKYTKYLVWRDIIPAELGPRAEEDVWTRWSFDWRKRRAIYGLWGSRCLACGTVQFPPQRVCVNPECGAIDKMEDFLLSDKTARIFNYTGDNLAASNDPPAIYGTVEFEAGGRYQFDFTDCDLDSLSVGMEMEMSFRRRTYDPKRDISRYFWKAVPKKEVK
- a CDS encoding universal stress protein translates to MSPKSQQEEAQRKVLIAMDGSRFASHAVDYTVNMSRFIPDLHIVLLHVLPSMPPYLEEGARTNKGMRDKLRRLKEVNQAEGEKVLEKAKTQLVAAHVPAERIQKKLAPRRTGLAKDIINEAERGMYDALLVGRRGLTGAQELFMGSVSSQLVQHATNVPLWVIDHQVPRPRVMVAIDGSESSLKAVDHVAFILGGNPEAEIHFLHVVPKLQNVCSIDLDEMGETLKDIEGELEMLEQDLIQGNQACLDDFTPRATQILRQAGFSADRITFEDREIVLGIARTILKAAQEGGYGTIVLGRRGLGRSHFLGSVSDRVIRQAEGQAIWVVG
- a CDS encoding transcriptional repressor, which produces MIYSRKLKMTPQRQAIIKCLRQSKSHPTADEVFQTVRRQLPRISLGTVYRNLELLTENGFIKKYEQGGSLRRYEGNLDKHFHIRCVSCGRLDDAPIEPFDFLENSLQGVSDYQILGCQVVFEGLCPDCQARGSS
- a CDS encoding rubrerythrin family protein produces the protein MGRLTGTETEKNILTAFAGESQARNRYTYFASQARKDEFMQIANIFEETANQEKEHAKRLFKLLEGGEVEVQAAFPAGVIGSTAENLKASAAGENYEWTEMYPSFAKKANEEGFEDVAAIFTSIAKAEKQHEKRYNDLLRNVEAGQVFKRDKPVVWRCLNCGYLHEGEEAPEVCPACAHPQAYFELLGENY
- a CDS encoding desulfoferrodoxin; the encoded protein is MAEKLQIYKCEKCGNIVEVLHAGKGELVCCGEPMKLYAENTVDAAREKHVPVIEKIEGGFKVKVGSVAHPMEEKHYIEWIQAVADGKTYRCFLNPGDAPEAKFMIDARQITAREYCNLHGLWKA
- the nifU gene encoding Fe-S cluster assembly scaffold protein NifU, which gives rise to MYSETVKDHFKNPRNVGEIKDADGVGEVGNPVCGDIMTIFLKVEQDRIEDIKFLTFGCGAAIAVSSMLTEMAKGKTLEEAKKITNKDVAQALEDLPKNKLHCSNLGADALQMAIKDYEDRKTGKVRVKPEAEKHEHTHGDTCYCPYCDAELPSDIEEKPFCANCGQAVELEH
- a CDS encoding cysteine desulfurase; translated protein: MNIINLDYISSNPLLPEVAGAMIEAIKKNYGNPSSPHRLGDQATAALEGARESVARLINTASPGEVIFTSSGSESINHALKGVAWAKADKGRHIVTSNVEHNAVLKSLRRLTHLGYQVTSVPVDEYGRVNPEDVARAITSETTLVSIMHGNNEIGTIQPIKEIAEITKEKKVIFHTDAVASVGAVSIDVQDLGVDLLSFSANQFYGPSGVGGLYIRRGTGLWSLIDGGAQENNKRAGTENLIGVIGAGVAADLALRDMERRIRHSKILKEKLLQGLNERIEDISINGHPEFSLPNLVSVSIKYIEGESIVLMLDEEGVYVSTRSACASGSLRASHVLVSIGVDFADAQGTLILSFGQETSEADIDRFLEVLAKVTATLRNMSPLYRQAKRA
- a CDS encoding rubredoxin, translating into MDRYVCEICGYVYDPAEGDPDNDIPAGTKFEDIPDDWTCPVCGASKDEFEKE
- a CDS encoding ferritin family protein, translating into MMLYGFNAAEVFDIAIAIEENGKIFYDKAQDKVEDPEVKELFKSLALEEVQHHEFFMALKTKLPPAAADQTIWDPENESNQYLNMMAGMHVFRTDEDVDRRLASIASAEDALKLAIQFEKDSIVFFLTMKDKTEEAQGRNMIDQLVKEELTHHKRLSLQLVNLKK
- a CDS encoding glutaredoxin family protein, yielding MAKTVKIYSSPTCPYCRKTKEFLTEKGVAFDDYDVTADQDALEEMKKISGSARSIPVISVDDIVMVGFDQPRLEEVLDLFR
- a CDS encoding PAS domain S-box protein — translated: MSGSAKTGTAAGVNGAISQREEKDELIILKGAVESAGEAFVTIDENHKIVFYNRAAEITFGYPSEEVMGQDLNKILGPTCPENHDQAVQRYIKAREPKLIGHASELTASRKNGETFPALISFSVAHVQDRLFFTAIVRDLTERKAIEEKVRRAEQLAALGQVVAEVTHEIKNPLMMIGGFARQLIKQADREEDLKKLNIITKEVSRLEALLKELNDLYLHRALSLEEVDINELLRETCALTEQSYKNKGLTVVKDLMPAPALVKGDRGRLQQVFLNLVKNSIEAMEEKGTLLIRSLLSEDKIEVTIADTGPGIPEEDIDKVLTPFFTTKSQGTGLGLPVSKKIVEEHQGGSFFLTSRKGRGTEVKITMPVFASEKDKAS